Below is a window of Polyangiaceae bacterium DNA.
CGCGCAGGATTCACCCTGCGCGCTCGACCAGGCGACCGAGGGTACCGATGATGCGGTTGAAGCTCGCTAGGCGAGCTCGAGCTTGCCCACTCGAACGAAGTGCCGGAAGTCGGGGTCCCGCGTGACGAGCGGCACATGATGATCGATGCAGGTCTGTGCGATCAAGGTGTCCGCGAGCCGTGCGCGCAGGCCGCGGGCCAGGACCTTCGCACGCAACACGCCGGAACGCTCCCAAAAGCCATCCAACAAGTCGAGCTGGGGCAGAGCCAGGAACAGCTTGGCGGTCGAAGCGGGCAACTTTGGATTGCTCAACAGCTCGCACAGTACCGGAGGTGGAAGAACGGCGTGCCCGTGCTCGAGCGCAAGCTCGACCTTTTCGACATCAGCGCCAGAGTGGTCCGCCAGATACGCGCCCCACGAGCTGGTGTCGATCGCGATCACGTGCGGTCTTCCCGGAGCTCGTCGAGGTCGAGCTCGAGATCGATCTTGCCGCGGAGTCGCTTCAGCCCGTCGTAAGCCTGCCGGGCCGCGACGAGCTCGAGCCCTCTCCGCACGGTCGGCGCAAGCCCGAGACCGGTCGCGCGCTTGGCTCGCCGCACGAGCTCATCCGGAACGACGACCGTGATCTTCCGGGCTGCCTTCATACCAGCATGGATACCAGCACCCATGCTGGCATGCAACGCACCCACCCCTGGGACTGCGCACGCCCGCCGGAGTGCGCGGGTGCAGCGGGCAGTGGGCAGTGGGCAGGGGCAGGGCGGAGGCCGTGGAGCTGGCGCGCGCGGCCAGCGGGGACCGGGCCTCGAGGACTGACGCCAACCGGCGGGCATCACAGCGCGAAGGTGGCGTCGTCGATCGGGGTTCGCGCTGCTGCCACGGTCGAGCAGGATACGTGGACGTAGCGGGCGGTGCTGCGAGGGCTCTTGTGTCCGAGCAGCTGCTGAATCACGGGGAGCTCCGTGCCCTGCTCGAGCGAGTGGGTGGCGAAGGTGTGCCGGAGCACGTGCGGCGTGACGCGCTTCGGGATGCCCGCGTCCTGGGCCGCGCGGGCGAGCGCTCGCCGCGCGACCTCGGCGTGAACTGGACGCCCGCGACGGGACGCGAACAACCACGGTGGCGCTGGTCTCACGACGCACGCGTAGGCGCGGAGCACGCCGGCGAGGCGAGCGCCAAGCGTCACCAGCCGCTCGTGCCCGCCCTTCGCGCCGGTCACGCGGATCACGCCGCGCTCGACGTCCACGTCCTCCATCTTCAGCGCGCACGCCTCCGACAGGCGCAGGCCGGTGGCGTACATGGTCAGGAACATCGTCCGAAAGACGGGCGAGCGCAGCGCGCCCAGGAGCCTCATCACCTCGCCCGTGCTCAGCACGACCGGCAAGCGCCGGGGCCCGGCGCGGCGAGACAGGAACGCGACCGCCTCCGGCCGGCCCAGCGTCCTCCGGAACAGGAAGCGGACGGCGGCGTACTGCTGGCGCACGCGGCCCGCGCTGGTGTCACGGGCCGCCGTCTCACGAGCCCAGGCGCGCAGGCGCGCCGGAGTCAGCTCGCTCACGCTGGCCGACTCGAGCAGCTTGCCCACCGCCGCCAGGTGCGCGCGCCGCGTGTGTGGCGAGTAGCCGGCGAGGTCCTCCGCCCCCCCCTCGTCCCACTTCGCGCCCCGCTCTGCCCCTGCCCGTTGCCCCCTGCACCCGCGCTCCCAGCGGGCAGCGCGCCAGCTTGCCGGCCGGAGGCCATGGGGCTATTCTGGTCAGGGTGACCAGAACGAGGAAAGCGCCCGAAACCAAGCCGAAGCCGCGAGCACGCGGGGGTCGCATCCGGGCCAACCGTTGGGCCCTTCAAGATGCAAAGGCGCGCTTCAGCGAGCTAGTGCGGCGAGCATCGAGCGAAGGGCCGCAGCACGTGACCGTACACGGGCACGAACAGGTGGTGGTCGTGGCCGCCGACGAGTACCAGCGCCTCGCCGGCAGCCGAACGGGTGCGGAGCTGGTGGCCGCGCTCCAGGCGTCACCTCATCGGGACGTCGACATCGAGCCGCCGCGCCTTCCGCTCCCCGTGCGCGCCGTGGATTTGCCGTGAGTGGCTGGCTGCTCGACACGAACGTGCTCTCGGAGCTTCGGCGCGCTCGTCCGGCGCAGCGAGTGGTTGCCTTCGTCGCCTCCCAGCCGCTGGCGTCGCTCTTCGTCAGCACCGTCACGCTGGCGGAGATCAGGTTTGGGATCGAGCGCCTCGATGACGCCGTGCGCCGCCGCGAGCTGGGCGCGTGGCTCGAACACCGCGTGCGGCCGATGTTCGAGCAGCGCGTGCTTCAGGTGAGCGAGGACGTCATGCTCGAGTGGCGCGTGCTCGTCGAGCAGGGGCGGAAGACCGGCTACACGTACTCGCAGCCGGACCTGATCATCGCGGCCACGGCTCGCCTGCATGGCATGACCGTGGTCTCTCGCTATCACAAGGAGTACGACCGCGCGCAAGTTCCGGTGGTGAACCCCTGGTCCGACAGCTGACCCGCTCCCCTCCGCCCTCCGCCCCCCCCCCCCCTCGTCCCACTTCGCGCCCCGCCCTGCCGCTGCCCTCTGCCCCCTGCACCCGCGCACTCTGGAGGATGCGGCGAGCGCAGCGGGCCACTGCCCCCTGTACTCGCGCTCCGTTCGCCTGCGGGGGCAGCAACGGACGGGTATACTTCGCAGCGATGGTCCAGCGCGCTCCCGCTCCCGGCTTCGACGCGCTCTGGGAGCACCTCGCCGAGTTACCCGACGACGTGGTGGGAGAGATCGTGGCCGGGGAGATCCGCACGACGCCTCGGCCTGATCCACCTCACCTTCGCGCCGCAGCGGGTGTCGGGGTGTTCCTGGGCGGAGCGTTCGGGATGGGGATCGGCGGGCCCGGCGGCTGGGTGATCCTCGCAGAGCCGCGCATCCGCTTCGAGGACGAGCTTCGAGTCCCCGACATCGCGGGATGGCGGGGCGAGCGCTACGCGGAGCCGGAGCGGGGTCCGTACACGCTGCCCCCCGACTGGATCTGCGAAATCCTCTCGCCCTCGACGGCGGCAGTGGGCTGCGGGGAGAAGCAGCCGCTCTACGCGCGCTCCCGAGTCGGCCACCTCTGGCTCATGGACCCGATCGCGAGGACCTTGGAGGTGCTGCGCCTTCAGGGCGACCTGTGGGTCGTCGCGGCGGTATTCACCGGGGAGGCGGTCGTGCGCGCGGAGCCCTTCGACGCCATCGAGCTGGATCTCGGAAAGATCTGGCGCGGTCGAGCCTAGCCCGCTCACCCCGCGCGCTCGACCAGCCTGACCAGGGTACCGATGATGCGGTTGAAGCTGGCGCGCATGTCCTGGTCGATGGGCGCGGTGTACCCGAAGGCCTCGGCGAGCTCCAAGCAGGCCAGCATCTCCCGCGCGGACCCGAGCGCGACGTGGTACTTCGCGGCGCGATTGCGTCCGCGGGAGTACATGCCCTCGCCCAAGTTTTGCCCCACGCTGGCGGAGCACCTTCGAAGCTGGCGGCCGAGGTCGCGGTCCTTGCGATCGATGACGGCCATGGTTGGTCGAAGCTGGCGGATGAGGTGGAGGACGACCGGATAGATACGGAGCATTCGGTCTTTCTCTCTTTCTGCTCGCGAGAGCGAGAGCTCGCCGCCGCCGCGCGAGCCCCTTGGGAATCCCCGGAGGGGGAGAGACCGGGTCAAGGCTCGCGCGAGCGAGAGCGAGCGCGACCGCGGCGTTAGCCGCGGCTTGGCCTTGACGCGGGCACGGCTGACCCGCCCCGCCCCCCTCCGCCCCCGCCCACCGCTCCACGCCCTCCGCCCTGCCCCTGCCCACTGCCCACTGCACTCGCGCCCCTCTGGTTCAGTGGGCGCATGCGCGGCTCTCGCGCCGCCCCTCGCCGCCCATGGCGGGCCCTCTGACGCCCTCCGCCGCGCAGCGCGCAAGGTTCAGTGGTGCGAACCTCCGCCTGGCCTTAGCTTCGAGCAGTCCATGGACTTCCGCCCCCAGGTCCCGCCCGAGCACTACGACCTCGACTACGACAGCAAGATCCGCTTCATCTCGTACTGGACGCAGATCCACGAGGTCGTGAGGCTGCGCCCGAAGAGCGTCCTGGAGGTCGGCATCGGCAACGGCTTCGTGCACCGCTACCTGCGCCAGCGCGGCTACGCGGTACACACCGTGGACGCCGACGCGCGGCTCGGGCCCGACACGGTCGCGTCGGTGGAGTCGCTGCCGTTCCGGGAGCGCGAGTTCGAGTTGGTGTGCTGCTTCGAGACGCTGGAGCACCTGCCCTTTGAGCGCTTCCGCGCGGCGGCGGAGGAGCTCCGCCGGGTCGCGGACCGCTGGGTGCTGATCAGCGTGCCGGACGTGACGCCCTACCTGCGCTTCCACCTGGAGTGGGGCTTCCCGAAGCTGATCCTGGAGAAGCTCCTGGAGCTGCCGGCGCGGCGACCGCCGGTGCACGAGTTCGACGGCGAGCACTACTGGGAGATCGGCAAGCGGGGCTATCCGCTCTCGCGGGTGCGCGCGGAGCTCGAGTCCGCGGGCCTGGCCGTGGAGGGAACGCCGCGCATCGCGGAGGAGCCGTGGCATCGCTTCTTCCGCTGCCGCGTGCGACCCTGAGCGCGGCATGAACGAAGGCCGGGTCGGGCGCGCGCTGGTCACCGGGGCCGTCTGGGTCACCCTGGCGGAGGTGCTGGCGGGCCTGGGCGCGCTCGCGACCAACGTGGTGGGCGCGCGCGTGCTCTCGCCGGCCGACTTCGGCCTGATGGGCATCGTGGGCCTCGCCATCGCGGTGCTGGAGGCGCTGACCACCAGCGGGTTCACGCAGGCGCTGGTGCAGAAGGACGAGCAGGTCGAGCCGCTGCTCGACGTCGCCTGGACCTGGCACGTGCTCCGGGGTCTGGGTATCGCGCTGATCTTGTGCGCGGCGGCGCCGCTGGTCGCGCGCTTCTACGCGGAGCCCCGGCTGACCTTGCTCCTGATGGTCTCGTCGCTGGCCATCGTGCTCGGCGGCCTCTCGAACATCGGCACCGTGTTCTTCGACCGGAAGCTCGATTTCCGCACCCAGTTCCTGATCAAGTTGGGGCAGACGGCGCTCGCCCTGGCGGTCTACCTGCCGGTGGTGCTGGTGCTGCGGAACGTCTGGGCGCTGGCCATCGCCTACGTGGGCGGGAGCCTGGCGAACCTGATCATCTCCTACGTGGCGCAGCCGTACCGCCCACGGTTCTCCTGGGACGCGCGGAAGCTCCGCGCTCTGATGCGCTTCGGGCGCTGGATCACCGGCATGACCATCGTCGGCTTCGTGATCCTGAAGGGCGACGATCTGTTCGTCAGCAAGTACCTCGGTCTGACGGCGCTGGGTTACTACCAGATGGCGTACCTGGTGGCGATGCTGCCCGCGACCCAGGTCACGCACGTGATCTCGCGGGTGAGCTTCCCGGCCTACGCGCGGCTCCAGCACGACAGGGCCGAGCTCGCCCGGGCCTTCCTGAAGGTGACGCGCACCACGCTCTTGCTCGGCGCGCTGGCCACGGCGGTGATCTGGGTGCTGACGCCGCTGTTCGTTGCGCATGTGATCGGCGACAAGTGGCAGAGCATCGTCCCGCTGGTGCGCGTCCTGGTCTGGGCGGGACTGGTGCGCTGCTTCGCGGCGCTGGCGGGCCCCGTGTTCCAGGGGCTCGGCCGCCCGGATCTGGATCTGAAGATGAACCTGCCGCGCTTGATCGTGACCGTCGCGCTGATCTGGCCGGCCTGCGCGCGCTTCGGCCTGGAAGGCGCGGCCTGGGTGGTGCTCGTCGCCATCTGCACCACGTTGCCCACCTGGTTCTGGGGGATCCGTGCGCTGACCGGCGTGGGTCCCCTCAGGGTCCTCCGGGAGGTGGCGCTCGCGGCCGCAGCGGGCGGCGCGTTCGGCGGGGCGCTCTGGCTCTCCGTTCGTTGACGGACGCGGGAATGTGTATCAAGAACTGCCCACCATGCGCGTCGTCGTGCTCTTTGCGTTCTTGACCTCCGCCTCCTTGCTCGGCTGCGAGGCCGCCGACGCGGCGCCCTCCGGCGGCTCGGCGGCTGCCCCGGCGCCGACCCTGGGCGGGCGCGTGGACGGCGCGCGGGCCAAGCAGCTCGTCGCGGAGGGCGCGACCTTGCTCGACGTGCGCAGCCCCGGGGAGTTCGCGGAGGGGCACGCGCCCGGCGCGAAGAACGTCCCGGTCGGCGAGGTCGGCGCGCGGCTCGCCGAGCTCGACAAGTCGAGGCCGGTGGTCACCTACTGCGCGGTCGGCGCGCGCTCGCGCCAGGCGGCGGCGGTGCTCCGGGAGAGCGGCTTCACCGTCTGGGACATGGGCTCGCTCGGCGCTTGGCCGAGGTGAGCGTCCGCTACCGGCACGCGTCGATCTGCGGGCCGCACTCCCGGACGTAGCAGGTCTTGCAGGTCTCGTTTCTGGCGAAGGGGCCGACGCAGTCCGACTCGCACCTCGTGAACGAGCACGAGTTGTGGACCACCAGCTTGCCCGCCTCGGCGGGTGACACCTCGTGGCTCTCCCGGCACACGCACTCCTGGTCGTTGACCCGACACTTGCTCTGGAGATCCGCGACGTCCCGGCAGCTGCGGCTGCCGGCGGGTCTCTTGCCGCAGTAGCCCTGGATGAAGCAGCTGCCGATGGCGGTGCAATCGGCGCCCTTGACGCACTCACGGGTGGGCGGCGAGGCCTCGCACCAGGCAGTGCACTTGTCCACGTCGTACACGGCGCCGCAGGCGTTGATGCGCTTGCACGCGGAAGCGCAGGCGCCCAGCTCGGCCGCGGCGCCAGAGGCGTCGCTCTGAAGCGCCCTCGAGAGCCAGAACGCCAGCCCTGCGGCGATCGGCACGACGACGAGCAGCGCCAGGCCTCCGGCGGCGAGGAGCGCGGCTTTGCCGGCAGCTGGAGGGGCCGGGGTGCCCGTCGCCGTCGCCGTCGAGGTGACCGTGACGGCGGGGCCGGCGGTCATGGTCGGCGGAACCGGGTGGTAGGGCGCGGAGTCCTGGCTGACGACGCCGGTGTGATAGCGCAGCACCAGCGGCGGAATGCTGGCGATCGCGGCGGCCATCTCGCCCGCCGAGGTGAAGCGGGCGTTCGGGTCCGCCGCCAGCGCGCAGGCCAGGCACGCGGCGAGCGCCGGCGGCACCTCCGCCAGTCGCTCCTCGAGCGGGCGCGGCGGCGACGACAGCGTGAGCAAGAGCATGTCCCCCGGCGACTCGGCGAAGTAGGGCAGCTGCCCCGTCACCATCTGGTAGAAGATCACGCCGACCGCCCAGAGATCCGTGCGGTGATCGACGCGCTTGGCGTTGCGGAGCTGCTCCGGCGACATGTAGTGGAGCGTGCCCATGCTCGTCCCGGTCGCCGTCTGGCTCTGGCTCTCGAGCTCACCCAGCGACTTGGCGATGCCGAAATCGAGCAGCTTCACCTGGCCGGACGGGGCGGTGAGGAAGACGTTCTCCGGCTTCAAATCGCGGTGGATGAACCCCGCGGCGTGGGCCGCACCGAGCGCGCCGAGGATCTCGAGGCAGATGCGCCGGATGTGCTCGAAGGGCATGGGCCCGCGCCGCATCGCTGCTGCGAGCGGCTCCCCCTCGAGCAGCTCCATGGCGAAATACGGCTCCCCGTTCTGGGCCGTGCCCGCGTCGAGCACCCGCACGATGCCCGGGTGTCCGATGGCCGCGGGTGCGCGGGCTTCGGCCAGGAACCGCGTCGCGAGATCCCGGCGGAGCGCGAGGTGGGTGTGCAACATCTTCAGCGCGACGCGCTCGCCGGTGAAGCGGTGGCGCGCGCGCATCACGACGCCCATTCCGCCCTCGCCGAGCAGATCCTCGACCTCGTAGCGGTCCCCGACGATGACACCCGGGCGGAGCCAGGTCATTGCCGGTCGAGACTACGCGAAAAACCGCGTGCGTGGCTCCGTCAGTTCACCGTCTGCGAGCCCGAGATGCTCAGGTCGCCGCTGCCCTTCTCGTTGCCGCCCGAGTCCAGGATCGTGATGGGCCCCTTCAGGTCGAGCGCGACGATCCAGGCGCCCTCTGGCGTGAGGTCGATGTTGCCCTTGAGCTTCGCCCGCAGCCGGATGCTGCCGAGCTTCTGCGTGAAGGTCAGCGAGGAGTCGAACGACGCGCGCTCGCCGGTGGCCGACTTCAGGATGAACTCGACGCCGTCGATGGTGATGTTGCCGTCGTCCTTGACCCCCAGCATCTTGATGACGGAGTCCGACGCGGGCACGAGCTTCTCGCCCAGCTTGATCGGGCGATCGGGCAGGAACTCCGAGTCGGCGTTCTTCTCGAACACTTGCCCGAACTCCTCCTTCAGCAGCTTCATCTGCGAGCTGGCGACCTTGGAGCCGTTCGAATCGAGGGCCGAGAGACTGCCGTCGTCCGCGCGGGTCACCACGTACTTCGACCCTGCCAAGGGGCTCACCGTCTTCTTCTCCGCGGCCGTTCCCTCTTGTTCGGTTGCGTAGAGCTCGGTCACGTCGACCTCGGCCTTCCAGATCCGGAACTGATCCGAGCCCTGGACAGCGACGCTCGCGGTGGCGGCCGCCTCGCTTCGATGCACCTTGCCGCTCAGCGTGAACTTCGCGGAGGAGCGGCGCGTGTACTTCATCTTCGCTCCCACCTTGGGGACGAGCTTGCGGAACGTGACGTCGCTCGACGTCGGGGCCACGGGAGCGACGGTCGGGAGGCCTCCTCCCTGTTGCTCCGTCGACTCGCTCTTGCCGGCGCCCTTGCAGGCGAGGAGAGCCGCGAGACAAACGACGAACGGTGCGGTCCGGTGCGCGATGAGCATGGCGCATGATACACACCACGGCGGGCATTCCCAGATCGGAAGGAACACCTGCGGCCTGGCCGCACCCGGCCGCAGGCGCGTTGGCGAGCCACCCATGGCGCGCAACCTCACCCCTTGATCACCCCCAGCGGTACCAGCTTCGCCACCTTCCGCGACACGCCCGCGCCGTCGATCACGTCGACCACGTCCTCGACGTCTTTGTAGGCCTCGCTCATCTCCTCGCCGAGCGTGCGATAACCGCGGGCCATCACCTCGATGCCCCGGGCCGAGAGCTCCTTCTCGATGCGGCGGCCGCGCGCCTTCTTCAGCGCGGCGGTGCGGGAGAGCAGGCGCCCCGCGCCGTGACAGCTCGAGCCGAAGGTGGCCGTCATGGCGCCGGCGTTGCCGGCCAGCACGAACGAGTAGCGCCCCATGTCCCCGGGGATCAGCACCGGCTGCCCGACCTCGCGGTAGGCCTCCGGCACCCGCGGGTCGCCGGGACCGAAGGCCCGCGTCGCGCCCTTGCGGTGTACGAGCACGCGTCGCGCGTCGCCTTCGACCAGGTGCTCCTCGAACTTCGCGATGTTGTGGCAGACGTCGTAGAGCAAGCGCGCGCCGAGCGAGTCCGGGGCGACGTGCAGCGCGTCCGCCACGGCCCGGAGCGCGAGGCCGGTCATCACCTGGCGGTTCGCCCAGGCGAAGTTCGCGGCGGCCTGCATCGCGCCGAGGTAGCGGCGGCCGACGTCCGAGTCGATGGGCGCGCAGGCGAGCTGGCGATCCGGCAGGGCGGCGTAGTCGGCGCCGTATTGGGCGTAGCTCCGGGACAGCTCGTGCAGGGTCTCGTCGCAGGTCTGGTGGCCGAGCCCGCGGGAGCCGGAGTGGATCATCAGCGTGATCTCGCCCTTGCGAAGCTCGAACGCCGCTGCCGCTTCGGCATCGTAGATCTCGTCCACCCGCTGCACCTCCAGGAAGTGGTTGCCGCTGCCCAGCGTGCCGACCTGATCGGCGCCGCGTGCCAGGGCGCGCGCGCTCACGGCGTCCGGAGCCGCGCCGCGCAAGCACCCGCCCTCCTCGGTGTGGGCGGCGTCGTCGCTGCCGGCGCGGTAGCCGTGGGAAATCGCCCAGCCCGCGCCCTTGGCCATCAGCTCGCGCAGCTCGTGCTCGGAGAGCGTCGGGATGGCGTGGCTCGAGCCGACGCCGGTGGGAATGGCGGCGAACAGCTTGGTCACGATGGCGTGGATGTGGGGGGTGACGTCGTCCGCGTGCAGGTGCGTAGTGATCACGCGACAGCCGCAGTTGATGTCGTAGCCCACGCCGCCGGGGCTGACCGCGCCGTGCTTCGCGTCCACCGCCGCCACACCGCCGATGGGGAAGCCGTAGCCCCAGTGGATGTCCGGCATGGCGAGGCTCCAGCCGACGATGCCCGGCAGGTGCGCGACGTTGACCACCTGCTCGAGCGCCTTGTCGGCGCGCACGTGCTCGAGCTGGCTCGGCGCCAGGTAGACCCGCCCCGGCACCTTCATGCGTCCCTCCCGGGGGATCTCCCAGAGGAACGGGCTCACCTGTCGCAGCTTGACGCTCATCGTCGTCCTCACACGTCGAACACCACCTCGGCGAGCCAGCCGCCGGCCTCCGCTTCGAAGCGCGCGGCGTGGAGCGTCACGGCCTTCAGCGCGAGGCCCTCGGCGTGGGCCTCCGGATCGTAGCGGCCGGCGCCGACGCGGACCCGCGCGCCGAGCTCTGGATCGAAGCACTCGACCTCGCAGCTCTCGGGCACGAGCCCCTCGGTGTCGAAGCGGTAGAGCAGCTCGCGCAGCACGTCGACCGCCATCGCCGCGTGGTCTCCCGCCTCGACGGTGATGGTCAGCTCGGAGCTCGCCGCCGCGGGCTCGCCGCCGGTCACCAGGTCGGCGTAGGCCAGGACCAGGCGCGCGAGCGCCTCTTCCTTGTTCTTGCCACGCACCGCCACCCCCGCGTCCGCGGTGTG
It encodes the following:
- a CDS encoding archease, with product MPERFVRPVPYQELDHTADAGVAVRGKNKEEALARLVLAYADLVTGGEPAAASSELTITVEAGDHAAMAVDVLRELLYRFDTEGLVPESCEVECFDPELGARVRVGAGRYDPEAHAEGLALKAVTLHAARFEAEAGGWLAEVVFDV
- a CDS encoding class I SAM-dependent methyltransferase encodes the protein MDFRPQVPPEHYDLDYDSKIRFISYWTQIHEVVRLRPKSVLEVGIGNGFVHRYLRQRGYAVHTVDADARLGPDTVASVESLPFREREFELVCCFETLEHLPFERFRAAAEELRRVADRWVLISVPDVTPYLRFHLEWGFPKLILEKLLELPARRPPVHEFDGEHYWEIGKRGYPLSRVRAELESAGLAVEGTPRIAEEPWHRFFRCRVRP
- a CDS encoding type II toxin-antitoxin system prevent-host-death family antitoxin; this encodes MRANRWALQDAKARFSELVRRASSEGPQHVTVHGHEQVVVVAADEYQRLAGSRTGAELVAALQASPHRDVDIEPPRLPLPVRAVDLP
- a CDS encoding four helix bundle protein, whose translation is MLRIYPVVLHLIRQLRPTMAVIDRKDRDLGRQLRRCSASVGQNLGEGMYSRGRNRAAKYHVALGSAREMLACLELAEAFGYTAPIDQDMRASFNRIIGTLVRLVERAG
- a CDS encoding serine/threonine protein kinase, producing MTWLRPGVIVGDRYEVEDLLGEGGMGVVMRARHRFTGERVALKMLHTHLALRRDLATRFLAEARAPAAIGHPGIVRVLDAGTAQNGEPYFAMELLEGEPLAAAMRRGPMPFEHIRRICLEILGALGAAHAAGFIHRDLKPENVFLTAPSGQVKLLDFGIAKSLGELESQSQTATGTSMGTLHYMSPEQLRNAKRVDHRTDLWAVGVIFYQMVTGQLPYFAESPGDMLLLTLSSPPRPLEERLAEVPPALAACLACALAADPNARFTSAGEMAAAIASIPPLVLRYHTGVVSQDSAPYHPVPPTMTAGPAVTVTSTATATGTPAPPAAGKAALLAAGGLALLVVVPIAAGLAFWLSRALQSDASGAAAELGACASACKRINACGAVYDVDKCTAWCEASPPTRECVKGADCTAIGSCFIQGYCGKRPAGSRSCRDVADLQSKCRVNDQECVCRESHEVSPAEAGKLVVHNSCSFTRCESDCVGPFARNETCKTCYVRECGPQIDACR
- a CDS encoding rhodanese-like domain-containing protein, yielding MRVVVLFAFLTSASLLGCEAADAAPSGGSAAAPAPTLGGRVDGARAKQLVAEGATLLDVRSPGEFAEGHAPGAKNVPVGEVGARLAELDKSRPVVTYCAVGARSRQAAAVLRESGFTVWDMGSLGAWPR
- a CDS encoding tyrosine-type recombinase/integrase, translating into MGKLLESASVSELTPARLRAWARETAARDTSAGRVRQQYAAVRFLFRRTLGRPEAVAFLSRRAGPRRLPVVLSTGEVMRLLGALRSPVFRTMFLTMYATGLRLSEACALKMEDVDVERGVIRVTGAKGGHERLVTLGARLAGVLRAYACVVRPAPPWLFASRRGRPVHAEVARRALARAAQDAGIPKRVTPHVLRHTFATHSLEQGTELPVIQQLLGHKSPRSTARYVHVSCSTVAAARTPIDDATFAL
- a CDS encoding RtcB family protein, with protein sequence MSVKLRQVSPFLWEIPREGRMKVPGRVYLAPSQLEHVRADKALEQVVNVAHLPGIVGWSLAMPDIHWGYGFPIGGVAAVDAKHGAVSPGGVGYDINCGCRVITTHLHADDVTPHIHAIVTKLFAAIPTGVGSSHAIPTLSEHELRELMAKGAGWAISHGYRAGSDDAAHTEEGGCLRGAAPDAVSARALARGADQVGTLGSGNHFLEVQRVDEIYDAEAAAAFELRKGEITLMIHSGSRGLGHQTCDETLHELSRSYAQYGADYAALPDRQLACAPIDSDVGRRYLGAMQAAANFAWANRQVMTGLALRAVADALHVAPDSLGARLLYDVCHNIAKFEEHLVEGDARRVLVHRKGATRAFGPGDPRVPEAYREVGQPVLIPGDMGRYSFVLAGNAGAMTATFGSSCHGAGRLLSRTAALKKARGRRIEKELSARGIEVMARGYRTLGEEMSEAYKDVEDVVDVIDGAGVSRKVAKLVPLGVIKG
- a CDS encoding PIN domain-containing protein produces the protein MIAIDTSSWGAYLADHSGADVEKVELALEHGHAVLPPPVLCELLSNPKLPASTAKLFLALPQLDLLDGFWERSGVLRAKVLARGLRARLADTLIAQTCIDHHVPLVTRDPDFRHFVRVGKLELA
- a CDS encoding lipopolysaccharide biosynthesis protein — its product is MNEGRVGRALVTGAVWVTLAEVLAGLGALATNVVGARVLSPADFGLMGIVGLAIAVLEALTTSGFTQALVQKDEQVEPLLDVAWTWHVLRGLGIALILCAAAPLVARFYAEPRLTLLLMVSSLAIVLGGLSNIGTVFFDRKLDFRTQFLIKLGQTALALAVYLPVVLVLRNVWALAIAYVGGSLANLIISYVAQPYRPRFSWDARKLRALMRFGRWITGMTIVGFVILKGDDLFVSKYLGLTALGYYQMAYLVAMLPATQVTHVISRVSFPAYARLQHDRAELARAFLKVTRTTLLLGALATAVIWVLTPLFVAHVIGDKWQSIVPLVRVLVWAGLVRCFAALAGPVFQGLGRPDLDLKMNLPRLIVTVALIWPACARFGLEGAAWVVLVAICTTLPTWFWGIRALTGVGPLRVLREVALAAAAGGAFGGALWLSVR
- a CDS encoding type II toxin-antitoxin system VapC family toxin; translation: MSGWLLDTNVLSELRRARPAQRVVAFVASQPLASLFVSTVTLAEIRFGIERLDDAVRRRELGAWLEHRVRPMFEQRVLQVSEDVMLEWRVLVEQGRKTGYTYSQPDLIIAATARLHGMTVVSRYHKEYDRAQVPVVNPWSDS
- a CDS encoding Uma2 family endonuclease, coding for MVQRAPAPGFDALWEHLAELPDDVVGEIVAGEIRTTPRPDPPHLRAAAGVGVFLGGAFGMGIGGPGGWVILAEPRIRFEDELRVPDIAGWRGERYAEPERGPYTLPPDWICEILSPSTAAVGCGEKQPLYARSRVGHLWLMDPIARTLEVLRLQGDLWVVAAVFTGEAVVRAEPFDAIELDLGKIWRGRA